A single Phycisphaerae bacterium DNA region contains:
- the plsY gene encoding glycerol-3-phosphate 1-O-acyltransferase PlsY, which translates to MGSYLIGAIPIGLLVAKSRGVDIRRHGSGNYGATNVGRVLGRKWGMLVLLLDAMKGAATSVFAAPCLALFGVEISEAVRDWLWLGTGVCCVVGNTAPIYLRFKGGKGVATSLGVIIGIYPYLTYSALVALIVWIATVLLTRYVSLASILAALAVPTALAALSGPMEWTLSDHYPLLGLTLVAAAVVIFRHRSNIGRLLAGTESKVGQSGSNAISPGGAERP; encoded by the coding sequence ATGGGTTCATACCTGATCGGCGCTATACCGATCGGTTTATTGGTCGCGAAATCGCGCGGTGTTGACATCCGCCGGCATGGCAGCGGCAACTATGGCGCGACAAACGTCGGCCGTGTGCTCGGACGAAAATGGGGCATGCTGGTCCTGCTGCTCGATGCGATGAAAGGCGCGGCAACGTCGGTGTTCGCTGCCCCGTGCCTCGCGCTGTTTGGCGTGGAAATCTCGGAGGCCGTTCGCGATTGGCTCTGGCTCGGGACCGGCGTTTGTTGTGTCGTCGGGAACACCGCACCGATCTATCTACGCTTCAAAGGCGGCAAGGGTGTTGCGACGTCGCTCGGCGTCATTATCGGCATCTATCCCTACCTCACTTATTCGGCGCTCGTGGCGTTGATCGTCTGGATAGCCACCGTGCTGCTCACCCGCTACGTCTCGCTCGCGTCGATTCTGGCCGCGCTGGCGGTTCCGACGGCCCTCGCGGCGCTGTCGGGTCCGATGGAGTGGACCTTGTCGGACCATTATCCATTGCTGGGACTCACGCTCGTCGCAGCCGCAGTGGTGATTTTTCGGCATCGCAGCAATATCGGGCGTTTGCTCGCGGGCACGGAGTCGAAGGTCGGACAGTCCGGGTCGAATGCGATATCCCCGGGCGGAGCCGAACGGCCTTAG